From Bos taurus isolate L1 Dominette 01449 registration number 42190680 breed Hereford chromosome 29, ARS-UCD2.0, whole genome shotgun sequence, a single genomic window includes:
- the ZFTA gene encoding zinc finger translocation-associated protein isoform X2, producing MEPGGDHRSRSGGGGGSRGGPGPAAASARGRRLPPAGSSGSAEPEEDDGGQDLQLEGGALGSWGNAPLPSSRARGPASSGRKYSDHCEARASRPGKSRIPGRDHRRYYHDHWRLEYLMDFNPARHGMVCMVCGSSLATLKLSTIKRHIRQKHPYSLHWSPREKEVISNSWDAHLGLGACGEAEGLGAQGPEEEEDDDEEEEEEGAGLQASLPKGPDDDLVPQDLTSKSRDPAPAAGAQSSQDLSLPDVKEEAGWVPERVPGPAGEEEPEEGERVGVPGRSARGRDPRRYCPERWRLEYLLELDGGRRGLVCLACGGALASLKMSTIKRHIRRRHPGSARLGGPVGALIAQEWSEKAAHLLAMGLPCPESPGDPAAPSTAAASEEGGGAEKEQPEEEEEWWGDVPLSPGEPSERQAEEEEDDEDGPDPGALAFPPPPPPPPPPPPPRSREQRRNYQPRWRGEYLMDYDGSRRGLVCMVCGGALATLKVSTIKRHILQVHPFSMDFTPEERQTILEAYEEAALRCYGHEGFGPPAPAAPRDGGADLKAGAVCRA from the exons ATGGAGCCTGGCGGGGACCACCGGAGccggagcggcggcggcggcggcagcagggGCGGCCCCGGGCCAGCAGCGGCCTCGGCACGGGGCCGACGGCTGCCGCCCGCCGGATCGAGCGGCAGCGCGGAACCCGAGGAGGACGACGGCG GGCAAGATCTTCAGCTGGAAGGGGGTGCCTTAGGGTCCTGGGGGAATgcccccctgccctcctccagggccaggGGACCAGCATCTTCAGGCAGGAAATACTCAGACCACTGTGAGGCCCGGGCCTCGAGGCCTGGAAAAAGCCGCATTCCTGGCCGTGACCATCGTCGCTACTACCATGACCACTGGCGGCTGGAGTACCTGATGGACTTCAACCCTGCCCGGCACGGCATGGTGTGCATGGTGTGCGGCAGCTCCCTGGCCACTCTCAAGCTCAGCACCATCAAGCGACACATCCGTCAAAAGCACCCTTACTCCCTGCACTGGAGTCCCCGGGAGAAGGAAGTCATCAGCAACAGCTGGGATGCCCACTTGGGGCTGGGGGCCTGCGGAGAggctgaggggctgggggcccaggggcctgaggaggaggaggacgacgacgaggaggaggaggaggaaggggctggCCTCCAGGCTAGCCTGCCCAAGGGCCCAG ACGATGACCTCGTCCCCCAGGACCTGACCAGCAAGAGCCGGGACCCGGCCCCCGCTGCTGGAGCCCAGTCCTCTCAGGATCTCAGCCTCCCAGACGTAAAGGAAGAGGCTGGCTGGGTCCCTGAGAGGGTGCCCGGGCCGGCAGGGGAGGAGGAGCCGGAGGAGGGCGAGAGGGTGGGGGTCCCTGGCCGGTCTGCGCGGGGCCGCGACCCCCGCCGCTACTGCCCGGAGCGCTGGCGGCTGGAGTACCTCTTGGAGTTGGACGGCGGCCGGCGCGGCCTGGTGTGCCTGGCATGCGGGGGCGCGCTGGCCTCGCTCAAGATGAGCACCATCAAGCGGCACATCCGCCGGCGCCACCCGGGCTCGGCGCGCCTCGGCGGGCCAGTCGGGGCCCTCATCGCCCAGGAGTGGAGCGAGAAGGCCGCCCACCTGCTGGCCATGGGGCTGCCCTGCCCCGAATCGCCCGGGGACCCCGCCGCACCCAGCACAGCCGCAGCCTccgaggaggggggaggggcagagaaggagcagccagaggaggaggaggagtggtGGG GCGACGTCCCGCTCTCCCCCGGGGAACCGTCGGAGCGGCAGGCGGAAGAAGAGGAGGACGACGAGGACGGCCCGGATCCCGGGGCGCTCGCCTtccctccgccgccgccgccgccgcccccacctcccccgccccgcAGCCGAGAGCAGCGGCGGAACTACCAGCCGCGCTGGCGGGGCGAGTACCTGATGGACTACGACGGCAGCCGGCGCGGCCTGGTGTGCATGGTGTGCGGGGGCGCGCTGGCCACGCTCAAGGTCAGCACCATCAAGCGGCACATCCTGCAGGTGCACCCCTTCTCCATGGACTTCACGCCCGAGGAGCGCCAGACCATCCTGGAGGCCTACGAGGAGGCGGCGCTGCGCTGCTACGGTCACGAGGGCTTCGGGCCGCCCGCCCCGGCGGCGCCGCGCGACGGCGGCGCGGACCTCAAGGCGGGCGCCGTGTGTCGGGCGTAG
- the ZFTA gene encoding zinc finger translocation-associated protein isoform X1 yields MEPGGDHRSRSGGGGGSRGGPGPAAASARGRRLPPAGSSGSAEPEEDDGGQDLQLEGGALGSWGNAPLPSSRARGPASSGRKYSDHCEARASRPGKSRIPGRDHRRYYHDHWRLEYLMDFNPARHGMVCMVCGSSLATLKLSTIKRHIRQKHPYSLHWSPREKEVISNSWDAHLGLGACGEAEGLGAQGPEEEEDDDEEEEEEGAGLQASLPKGPGKAPAGGGSRRQRRGGPGAPRARRGCLSASRRAGGSRGLGARRLERRLKESLQNWFRAECLMDYDPRGNRLVCMACGRALPSLQLDDIRAHVLEVHPSCLGLRGPQRRAPQRSALLQASGGQPEALSELTQSSPDDDLVPQDLTSKSRDPAPAAGAQSSQDLSLPDVKEEAGWVPERVPGPAGEEEPEEGERVGVPGRSARGRDPRRYCPERWRLEYLLELDGGRRGLVCLACGGALASLKMSTIKRHIRRRHPGSARLGGPVGALIAQEWSEKAAHLLAMGLPCPESPGDPAAPSTAAASEEGGGAEKEQPEEEEEWWGDVPLSPGEPSERQAEEEEDDEDGPDPGALAFPPPPPPPPPPPPPRSREQRRNYQPRWRGEYLMDYDGSRRGLVCMVCGGALATLKVSTIKRHILQVHPFSMDFTPEERQTILEAYEEAALRCYGHEGFGPPAPAAPRDGGADLKAGAVCRA; encoded by the exons ATGGAGCCTGGCGGGGACCACCGGAGccggagcggcggcggcggcggcagcagggGCGGCCCCGGGCCAGCAGCGGCCTCGGCACGGGGCCGACGGCTGCCGCCCGCCGGATCGAGCGGCAGCGCGGAACCCGAGGAGGACGACGGCG GGCAAGATCTTCAGCTGGAAGGGGGTGCCTTAGGGTCCTGGGGGAATgcccccctgccctcctccagggccaggGGACCAGCATCTTCAGGCAGGAAATACTCAGACCACTGTGAGGCCCGGGCCTCGAGGCCTGGAAAAAGCCGCATTCCTGGCCGTGACCATCGTCGCTACTACCATGACCACTGGCGGCTGGAGTACCTGATGGACTTCAACCCTGCCCGGCACGGCATGGTGTGCATGGTGTGCGGCAGCTCCCTGGCCACTCTCAAGCTCAGCACCATCAAGCGACACATCCGTCAAAAGCACCCTTACTCCCTGCACTGGAGTCCCCGGGAGAAGGAAGTCATCAGCAACAGCTGGGATGCCCACTTGGGGCTGGGGGCCTGCGGAGAggctgaggggctgggggcccaggggcctgaggaggaggaggacgacgacgaggaggaggaggaggaaggggctggCCTCCAGGCTAGCCTGCCCAAGGGCCCAG GCAAAGCCCCAGCTGGTGGGGGCAGCCGGCGCCAGAGGCGAGGGGGCCCAGGGGCACCCCGGGCTCGGCGTGGGTGCCTCTCTGCCTCCCGGAGGGCTGGGGGCAGCAGGGGGCTGGGTGCCCGGCGGCTGGAGCGGAGGCTGAAGGAGTCCCTGCAGAACTGGTTCCGGGCAGAGTGTCTCATGGACTATGACCCGCGGGGGAACCGGCTGGTGTGCATGGCCTGTGGCCGGGCACTGCCCAGCTTGCAGCTGGATGACATCCGTGCCCACGTGCTGGAGGTGCACCCCAGCTGCCTGGGGCTCCGTGGCCCCCAGCGCAGGGCCCCCCAGCGTAGTGCCCTGCTGCAGGCCTCGGGTGGCCAGCCGGAGGCGCTGTCTGAGCTCACCCAGTCCTCACCAG ACGATGACCTCGTCCCCCAGGACCTGACCAGCAAGAGCCGGGACCCGGCCCCCGCTGCTGGAGCCCAGTCCTCTCAGGATCTCAGCCTCCCAGACGTAAAGGAAGAGGCTGGCTGGGTCCCTGAGAGGGTGCCCGGGCCGGCAGGGGAGGAGGAGCCGGAGGAGGGCGAGAGGGTGGGGGTCCCTGGCCGGTCTGCGCGGGGCCGCGACCCCCGCCGCTACTGCCCGGAGCGCTGGCGGCTGGAGTACCTCTTGGAGTTGGACGGCGGCCGGCGCGGCCTGGTGTGCCTGGCATGCGGGGGCGCGCTGGCCTCGCTCAAGATGAGCACCATCAAGCGGCACATCCGCCGGCGCCACCCGGGCTCGGCGCGCCTCGGCGGGCCAGTCGGGGCCCTCATCGCCCAGGAGTGGAGCGAGAAGGCCGCCCACCTGCTGGCCATGGGGCTGCCCTGCCCCGAATCGCCCGGGGACCCCGCCGCACCCAGCACAGCCGCAGCCTccgaggaggggggaggggcagagaaggagcagccagaggaggaggaggagtggtGGG GCGACGTCCCGCTCTCCCCCGGGGAACCGTCGGAGCGGCAGGCGGAAGAAGAGGAGGACGACGAGGACGGCCCGGATCCCGGGGCGCTCGCCTtccctccgccgccgccgccgccgcccccacctcccccgccccgcAGCCGAGAGCAGCGGCGGAACTACCAGCCGCGCTGGCGGGGCGAGTACCTGATGGACTACGACGGCAGCCGGCGCGGCCTGGTGTGCATGGTGTGCGGGGGCGCGCTGGCCACGCTCAAGGTCAGCACCATCAAGCGGCACATCCTGCAGGTGCACCCCTTCTCCATGGACTTCACGCCCGAGGAGCGCCAGACCATCCTGGAGGCCTACGAGGAGGCGGCGCTGCGCTGCTACGGTCACGAGGGCTTCGGGCCGCCCGCCCCGGCGGCGCCGCGCGACGGCGGCGCGGACCTCAAGGCGGGCGCCGTGTGTCGGGCGTAG